In the genome of Primulina eburnea isolate SZY01 chromosome 13, ASM2296580v1, whole genome shotgun sequence, the window GTCCATTTAGGAGGATTTGAAATTCTATCGAAACGGTTGATAGAATGCATGAAATAGTGAGATGAGagttgaaataaattaaaaagttTCCAACTTGGCATGTAAATTTAGAACATGATTTCAGATTATTAACTTCAAATACTTCAATCCCAATGTActctaataaattaataaaacatGTCTGTATTTGGGATTCGACAGTTTCCGAATCCATTTACCTGTCTTAATAAATTTTGTTTGAAATGaattttcaaaacaatcaaaCTCCGAATGCTTTTCATTTATTCAACCTTTTTATGAGCTTCGTAGCAAGAAatgataaaatattcatttgaaaacAAACTCTTCCCCAACTAACAaagagatattggcagatccaAAAGGTTTATCAATCCAGGATGCACCTTGTTAGATTTTACAATTTTCTTGTAACATATTCACCGTCGAGAATAACTATCAATCGAACCCGATTATCGCGATTGCGCAAGATACCTTTTTTTAGCTTCTAGGGTTTCTTTCTCTCCGGACCTCTGGAAAAACATGAAAAAATGTTTACTCTTTTGTGCAACTCATTGATGTAAAAGAGGCAGTGAGGACTGATCCAGTACTGATAAAATACACTTCTTCTGCGGTATATTCCCCAAAGAGCTCTATTTCAACAAAAAAGAGTTACAagttaaaatacaaaaaaaaaaaattgtgggaAAAATACATCATGTTCTTGATGATTCCTGGCGCCGTAGGGGAATGCCTTCTCTACCAAAACCATCCTCATCGTCAGCGTATCTAGGAAGTTTCATGCTCATAGATAAAGAACCTACAACAAGATATGGATCAGAAAACCACGAACAAGTGCTTACAGTGGAGTATGTTTGGATAAGAAGTAGCAAAAACTCCTGCTTTATAAACTAGATAGTTTAGATCGAGCGCTTCCATAAGCAAGTTCGCCAATTATATGCTCGTTGACCAGAATTGTGTTCCAAAAGTTTTGCATAGATTTCATCAACTCTGAGCTACAACTTAGAATATTAAATAATGTATACCGTCAGCCATGTCTTTcgttttgtgaagaagaaaggtTCCGGAAAGAATAGTCACAAAGCCACacatttctgtaacaatctgggTTAGATTCTGCCTGTCCCAGTCCTGTTCATGGTAAACAAAACCTTGTCAATCATAATATCACGAATTTTCATTACATCACTGGCGTTTTATTGCCCATTTGAGTATAACTGTCTAAAATGAATTATTCACGGGAAAGCACAAAAGATCCAGCAAGATCTTTTTTAACTATATTGTGTTCTACAATTTGCCCAGAACAAAAATAATGGAGTGTGCAGATTGAAATGGTAGGTAACCAATGATGCCAATAATTCATAATAAACTACATGGACTTCACATATTTCCTCAAATAGCTTATATATTTATGTTCCATcaattttcagaaatatttatAAAACCAAGCACCTGTGACAGAATGGTGCAAATCTAAGTTTTCAAGCCATGTAGTTTAAGCACCTCATCTTGATCACAGTAACATACAAACAGCCATAAGGGATAGTAGGAGAAATATCCACTCCTTATCTGGCCGAAAAACATGATTGTGTGCATGGTATTCACGTTTCCTCGTTACATGCCCTCGAGTATATGGTTCCCCCCAACAATATAACTTTTTTAACTGAGATTGGATATTGTGAACAACGATGGCAGTTTTACATTTGTTTATTATGAAACCATTATATGACCAAAATAACATTCTTAATATTAATTAATCCATTGAGATGAATAATTAATTACCTTGAACATGATCACACTTGCCAATATAGTTAAGGATGTGAACGTGACGTAGTAAATAGGTGAAACTACAGCAGTGTTGAATGTGTCAAGAGCCTGCATTTAGATTTACAATAGATTAGAAAATTGAAAGTTTATACAGGGACGTCATCCAAAAGTACCTCTTGCAATACCACAGGAGAAAATCTATGGCATTAGAGGAAAAAAAACCGCCAGTATTAGATATGTACATGGTATGTCAATAGAAATAAAGTtagaaaaatttgagaattcTATCTTTGTTCAAGTAGTCAGACAAACAGACTCCCAACAGAATGAAAAACCAAACAAAAGTTGATGGCTAAATCAATACAACTGGCATGAACGGATAACCGATAAAGTCCTATCTTCTGAGATAGCCATGCCTAAGGACGAACCCGCATGGTAGTAATGGTGTTGCTATCTGCTTTAAAACATAACAGACACGTCAACAcagtaataaataaataactgaTACTATTTTACCTTATTTAAGTAATTCATTTGAGTAACCACACAAGTACCAACAATTATAGCAAAAGCCCACGTCTGGGGATATATTAGCTGATTCATTCCTGACAATGTCAACTTCAAAGCAATTCCTAGTGCTTTTACGCTCATTACCTGCAAAGTCAGTGTTCACAGTATTAGTATTTACAGAAACTACACAAACAAAAGCTTTTCTAAATTTCTTATTTCTTGATTTGACTGAACGAAAAGACAGATAACTTGAGAAGGAACGAATTATCCTATAAGAAATACCTACCGACAAGGAGCCAACTAGTGAACAAACACCAATGTAAAACATTATATGTGTCTGTCCATATTCTGGGATATAATGAAATACAAGTACGAGGACAATTGCCATCACCAGAGATGCATAGAAGAGAAAAGCTGCACGACAGATGTAACATTTATGCTCAGTAGGGAACATGGCATAAAAAAGATAGAGAAGAGTGCCACTGTATGATCAACCAAGTAATAAAGAAAGCCGAAATGTGAAGTTACCTGGCTCAGTGGCAAGGTCCCAGACTTCTTTCACAGATTCAATCTCACGTTCTCGTGGAGCATGCAAGACAATAGTCGTGGAGCCCACAACACACAGAACACAGCCAAGAATACCAAAAATGTGTAACCTCTCCCGCAAAATAATGTGCGCAAGTACAGCACTGCAATATACTCACACGAATCAACGATCAAACAAGGCATTGTAACAAAGTCAACTAATGTCTCTGTAACGATATCATGCCTGATAATAATGCTGAGAGCTCCAAGAGGGGTCACTAGAATTGCTGGTGCAAATGCATAAGCCGCAAAATTTGCGATTTCTCCAACAATCACTGCCCAaccaaaaataaacaaaaagaaTTCTCAGTTTTAGAAATATAACAGGCTGACAATACTGCTTAAATTCAAAATGTTTTTctatgttgattttattttataaaggTATAAACAAAAAAGAATGGTAACAaaaaataattgattaaattaggaGAAGGAAGGGTACAATAAGAAACAGAAATGAGCGTGACAAGGGAACATTTCGATATCATAATTACCCTAGAACAGTTAATAATGCGTAAGTCGATGGAATATTGTATTTGAGGGGTTGGCTTTCCACTCAAATGTGAACAAGTATATCAGGTTATTTAACAACTGTCTGCTTAATGTCACTAGGTTCCAGTGGTTGAAATCCAGTCGTTCTCTCAACTTTTATATGGCTTTCACCAAGTAGAGAAATTTTTATGTTTCCTCTTCACCGCCTTTCACAGAGACTGGCTCAGTTGAAAACATCTCACTGATACACTGGTTCCAGTCAGTACAGTTTTTATACTAGCATTAAGCTCTTTTATGGTATCTTACTCCCCCAAGCCCCTCGCCACAGGAATAAAGAAGTATTCGAAACCACCACCAAAAAGGACTTAATGGAGGATTGAAACCAATAACTTCCGGCCACGCAAAGGTGACAATCTATGTGACAACATTCACAAAACACAACGTCATTACTTCAGCCACTTCCAACTTCAAATTGCTCTCATATATAAGTGATCAAATTCTCTTTCAGGCCACATATCAACATTGAAACTAGCAAGGCTGTAAACTCTTATCATAATATGTCAAAAAACCCAATATATCAAGGGCATGATTGATATGAATTaatggaataaaacatgaacagaatcaatcttggaatgGAATGGAGGCTGTAAACTCTTATCATAATATGTCAAAAACCCCAATATATCAAGGGCATGATTGATATGAATTAATGGAATAAGACATgaacagaat includes:
- the LOC140808891 gene encoding probable magnesium transporter NIPA4 is translated as MAASDMSSAAAAAAADSYKGMSSDNIKGLVLGLSSSFFIGASFIVKKKGLKKAGASGVRAGVGGYSYLYEPLWWTGMITMIVGEIANFAAYAFAPAILVTPLGALSIIISAVLAHIILRERLHIFGILGCVLCVVGSTTIVLHAPREREIESVKEVWDLATEPAFLFYASLVMAIVLVLVFHYIPEYGQTHIMFYIGVCSLVGSLSVMSVKALGIALKLTLSGMNQLIYPQTWAFAIIVGTCVVTQMNYLNKALDTFNTAVVSPIYYVTFTSLTILASVIMFKDWDRQNLTQIVTEMCGFVTILSGTFLLHKTKDMADGSLSMSMKLPRYADDEDGFGREGIPLRRQESSRT